Proteins from a genomic interval of Zingiber officinale cultivar Zhangliang chromosome 1B, Zo_v1.1, whole genome shotgun sequence:
- the LOC122047841 gene encoding CBL-interacting protein kinase 29-like, with protein MAEHVAGAPPPAKIIFGTYELGRLLGRGASAKVYHARHLPSGQSVAIKVFPKPRRTAAASASDSFIREISALRHLRHRHIVRLREVLASRSTVYLVLDFAKGGQLFSRVEDRGRLPEDLSRRLFRQLISAVAYSHSRGVFHRDLKPENLLLDDAGDLKVSDFGFAALRPSSDCDRLLHTQCGTPAYVSPEILSGKKRDGYDGAKADIWSCGVILFVLNAGYLPFNDSNLISLYRKIYCGHHRCPRWTSPDLRRLIARLLDPNPATRISIDGILHDSWFAKGLDADQKAALMRPLADDSKPHHRRLSGGELNAFDLISFSSGLDLSGFFTEGIPDCERFVVAGGAADRMVERVEQVGKSEGLVVRREGEKGSAAVVERQNGELVVRVEVHRLLGDMAVVELEKGGAAGRFWNEKLRPTLGATGDSPLARRLRNVTSGST; from the coding sequence ATGGCCGAACACGTCGCCGGTGCTCCGCCTCCGGCCAAGATCATTTTCGGCACCTACGAGCTGGGACGCCTCCTAGGCCGCGGCGCCTCCGCCAAGGTCTACCACGCCCGCCACCTCCCTTCCGGCCAGTCTGTCGCTATCAAGGTCTTCCCTAAACCCCGACGCACAGCAGCCGCTTCCGCCTCCGACTCTTTCATAAGGGAGATCTCCGCTCTCCGCCACCTTCGCCACCGCCACATCGTCCGCCTCCGCGAGGTCCTTGCCTCCCGCTCCACGGTCTACCTCGTCCTCGACTTCGCCAAGGGCGGCCAGCTCTTCTCCCGCGTCGAGGACCGTGGCCGCCTTCCGGAGGACCTCTCCCGCCGGCTCTTCCGCCAGCTGATTTCCGCCGTCGCCTACTCCCACTCCCGCGGCGTGTTCCACCGGGACCTTAAGCCGGAGAATCTCCTGCTAGACGATGCCGGCGACCTCAAGGTCTCTGATTTCGGATTCGCCGCTCTCCGGCCATCCTCCGACTGCGACCGACTCCTCCACACCCAATGCGGGACGCCGGCATACGTATCGCCGGAGATCCTTTCGGGGAAGAAAAGGGACGGATACGACGGGGCGAAAGCAGACATCTGGTCTTGCGGCGTGATCCTCTTCGTGCTCAACGCCGGCTACCTCCCTTTCAATGACTCCAACCTCATATCCCTCTACCGCAAGATCTACTGCGGGCACCACCGCTGCCCGCGGTGGACCTCGCCCGACCTCCGCCGCCTAATCGCCCGCCTCCTCGACCCCAACCCGGCCACCCGGATCTCAATCGACGGCATCCTCCACGACTCATGGTTCGCCAAGGGACTCGACGCGGATCAAAAGGCGGCACTGATGCGGCCGCTCGCCGACGACTCGAAGCCCCACCATCGCCGCCTCAGCGGCGGGGAGCTCAACGCCTTCGACCTCATCTCCTTCTCATCGGGGCTCGACTTATCTGGCTTCTTCACGGAGGGGATTCCGGACTGCGAGCGGTTCGTGGTGGCCGGCGGTGCGGCAGACAGGATGGTGGAGCGGGTGGAGCAGGTCGGAAAGAGCGAGGGTTTGGTAGTGAGGAGGGAAGGCGAGAAGGGGTCGGCGGCAGTAGTTGAGAGGCAAAATGGGGAATTAGTAGTTAGGGTGGAGGTTCATCGGTTGCTCGGCGACATGGCGGTGGTAGAGCTGGAGAAGGGAGGAGCCGCCGGAAGATTCTGGAACGAGAAGCTGAGGCCGACATTGGGAGCTACCGGTGATAGCCCGTTGGCTAGGCGTCTAAGAAATGTGACATCGGGATCGACTTGA